From a region of the Neobacillus niacini genome:
- a CDS encoding TerC family protein: MWEGIVSTYASMLDWHMWAEVLTSPKAWGLILSLAVLECILSADNALVLSAFVKPLPKEQQKKALVYGLWGAYIFRFIFIGLGTFLIKLWWIKLIGALYLLWLAVKFFKDKLLHKDGGEAEEEVQPKGWLVKTFGFFWATVISVELMDLAFSVDSILTALAVSEEVWVILLGGMIGILLMRGVATFFIALMDRVPELETTAYILITFIAIKMGLTLVDIHIANEIFIGFLVLSFIVTFIIHYIRKSRAEKYSH; this comes from the coding sequence ATGTGGGAAGGCATTGTATCAACCTACGCATCGATGTTAGATTGGCATATGTGGGCGGAGGTGTTAACTTCACCAAAAGCTTGGGGATTAATACTTTCGTTAGCCGTCCTGGAATGTATCTTATCTGCGGATAATGCGTTAGTGTTGTCTGCATTTGTAAAACCATTACCAAAAGAGCAGCAAAAGAAAGCCCTAGTATATGGTCTTTGGGGAGCTTATATATTTCGATTCATCTTCATCGGATTAGGAACATTTTTAATTAAACTTTGGTGGATCAAATTAATCGGTGCCCTTTACTTGTTATGGCTTGCCGTTAAATTCTTTAAGGACAAGCTGCTTCACAAGGATGGTGGAGAAGCGGAAGAAGAGGTACAACCAAAAGGATGGCTGGTAAAGACATTTGGTTTCTTCTGGGCCACGGTAATCTCTGTAGAGCTTATGGATTTAGCCTTTTCCGTCGATAGTATTTTGACTGCCCTTGCCGTATCTGAAGAAGTATGGGTCATCTTACTTGGAGGTATGATTGGAATCCTACTCATGAGGGGTGTGGCAACCTTCTTCATCGCATTAATGGACAGAGTACCTGAGCTTGAAACAACTGCCTATATTTTGATTACCTTTATTGCGATTAAAATGGGATTAACCCTCGTGGATATTCACATTGCAAACGAAATTTTTATCGGTTTCTTGGTTTTATCATTTATAGTGACATTTATTATCCATTATATTCGCAAATCCAGAGCAGAAAAGTACTCCCATTAA
- a CDS encoding vWA domain-containing protein, translating into MKRHSFFFLLLISLILSACSNEKENATIKPVVKQNVEKQETRLKEVENINLEISKETLMSLPSGTLMADLSYEEDIKEISNDIPELEPDIKSQLPSQLQQLTKDSDDLDTIKKGLVGLLASPHYRQVIESSIAYQPNFEEPYLPDPTRSEGDEEITTTKKAIILLDASSSMLLQSGDRVKMDIAKDAVKSFAQTIGQSSEVSLVVYGHKGSESDEDMFVSCSAIEELYPMGKYSKQDFQTAVDSFESKGWTPLAGAIQKAAEMSSNYLEGTTIYIVSDGAETCDGDPIQASRDLAAKNSNNTVNIIGFDVDGNTEDQLKAVAEAGNGEYFKADSPKELKNTIQYEWLPSTLDLAWAFTMAPDGWELGDEYKIGEQYPLQLWTIGRRESHRLRDAITIMGENNWITDEQETELRDWAMERGDAIKEVYISMAKENRDKADAKSKEIRQRIDEWVAKMKELKQQGGDIW; encoded by the coding sequence GTGAAACGACATAGCTTTTTTTTCTTGCTGCTCATTTCGTTAATCCTATCGGCATGCAGTAATGAAAAAGAAAATGCGACCATAAAACCTGTTGTGAAGCAAAACGTAGAAAAGCAGGAAACTAGGTTAAAAGAGGTAGAGAATATAAATTTAGAAATATCTAAGGAAACTTTGATGAGTTTGCCATCTGGGACGTTAATGGCTGATCTCTCATATGAAGAAGATATTAAAGAAATTAGCAACGATATTCCTGAACTTGAACCTGATATTAAAAGCCAATTACCATCACAGCTACAACAATTGACAAAAGACTCTGATGATCTGGACACTATAAAAAAAGGATTGGTAGGCCTGCTTGCCAGTCCCCACTATAGGCAGGTCATTGAAAGCAGCATCGCTTATCAACCTAATTTTGAAGAACCATACCTCCCGGATCCGACCAGGTCTGAGGGTGACGAAGAAATAACAACTACCAAAAAGGCAATTATCCTCCTCGATGCCAGTTCGAGCATGCTGCTGCAATCAGGTGACAGGGTAAAAATGGACATTGCAAAGGATGCTGTTAAAAGCTTTGCGCAAACCATCGGGCAATCAAGCGAGGTTTCTCTCGTCGTGTATGGCCATAAGGGCTCTGAAAGTGATGAAGATATGTTCGTATCATGCTCGGCAATTGAGGAGCTTTATCCAATGGGTAAGTATTCAAAACAAGATTTCCAGACGGCTGTTGACTCATTTGAAAGTAAAGGTTGGACACCACTCGCAGGTGCGATTCAAAAAGCTGCAGAAATGAGCAGTAATTATCTGGAAGGCACAACGATTTATATTGTCAGTGACGGAGCAGAAACATGTGACGGGGATCCTATCCAAGCCAGCAGAGATTTAGCTGCAAAAAACAGCAACAATACCGTCAACATTATCGGTTTTGATGTCGACGGCAATACAGAAGATCAATTAAAAGCCGTTGCCGAGGCAGGAAACGGCGAGTACTTTAAAGCTGACAGTCCGAAAGAATTGAAAAATACGATCCAATATGAATGGCTTCCCTCCACACTTGATTTGGCATGGGCCTTTACCATGGCACCTGATGGTTGGGAATTAGGTGATGAGTACAAAATTGGGGAACAGTATCCATTACAGCTATGGACCATCGGCCGACGCGAGTCACATCGATTAAGAGATGCCATTACCATAATGGGTGAAAATAATTGGATTACCGATGAACAGGAAACAGAACTAAGAGATTGGGCCATGGAACGTGGTGACGCTATAAAAGAAGTCTATATTTCAATGGCTAAGGAAAATCGAGATAAAGCCGATGCCAAAAGCAAAGAAATTCGGCAGAGAATCGATGAATGGGTTGCAAAGATGAAGGAATTGAAACAACAGGGTGGAGATATTTGGTAG
- the rarD gene encoding EamA family transporter RarD — MERENTKGIYYTAGAYIFWGVLPIYWKFIDQVSALEILAHRVIWSFVFILLIVGLLKRKLLKNFFQVQMKQKKTWLGLFLASLLISINWFVYIFAVNSNHIVEASLGYFINPLVAVLLGVFILGEKMNRWQAVSFVVAGIGVVYMTLSLGTFPWIALILALSFGFYGLSKKLIIVDSILGLLLETLFIVPFALLFLAYLGVNGQHSFATGSLKNDLFLLGSGIATALPLLWFGIGAQKIPLYLVGFLQYIAPTISLLLGVLIYGEAFTKDHAVTFSFIWLALVIFSISNIRQMIKKRKISAFATNAKRV, encoded by the coding sequence ATGGAACGTGAAAATACAAAAGGCATTTACTATACTGCAGGTGCGTATATATTTTGGGGAGTTTTACCGATCTACTGGAAATTTATTGACCAAGTTTCAGCGCTTGAGATTTTAGCGCATCGAGTCATTTGGTCGTTTGTTTTCATTTTACTTATTGTAGGTCTTTTGAAGCGAAAACTATTAAAAAACTTTTTCCAAGTTCAAATGAAGCAGAAAAAAACATGGCTGGGACTTTTCCTTGCTTCTCTATTAATTAGTATTAACTGGTTCGTCTATATCTTTGCGGTGAATTCGAACCACATCGTGGAGGCTAGCTTAGGCTACTTTATCAATCCGCTTGTCGCGGTATTGTTAGGGGTTTTTATACTAGGTGAAAAGATGAATAGATGGCAGGCAGTCTCATTTGTGGTAGCCGGAATCGGTGTAGTCTATATGACGCTTTCACTTGGAACTTTCCCATGGATTGCACTAATATTAGCCTTATCCTTTGGTTTTTATGGACTGTCAAAAAAATTAATAATAGTAGATTCCATTCTAGGCTTACTGCTGGAAACATTGTTTATTGTACCGTTTGCTTTATTGTTTTTAGCGTATTTAGGTGTAAATGGTCAGCATAGCTTTGCAACCGGGTCTCTTAAGAATGATTTATTTTTACTAGGATCGGGTATCGCTACAGCCTTACCGCTTTTATGGTTTGGGATTGGAGCACAGAAGATTCCACTTTACCTAGTGGGCTTCTTACAATATATTGCTCCGACTATTAGTTTACTGCTTGGAGTACTTATTTACGGAGAGGCGTTTACGAAGGATCATGCGGTTACTTTTTCATTCATCTGGCTGGCTTTAGTAATCTTCAGCATCTCCAATATTCGTCAGATGATAAAGAAACGAAAAATTTCAGCATTTGCGACAAATGCAAAGAGAGTTTAG